The Sulfurimonas hydrogeniphila genome includes a window with the following:
- the secF gene encoding protein translocase subunit SecF, with amino-acid sequence MEFFKYKQPIDFMGKSKIAMAVSIILILASYAILATKGLNYGIDFAGGTIVQVKYDTKAPIKAMREKLQADKLFDGASISEFGSPDEVVIRMKTSSASVAKDIGDVARAALQGTGNFTIRRVDIVGPKVGSELKEKGLMALFLSIAAILVYVAFRFEWRFAVASIAALVHDVSIAMGAVALFQIDVNLDVLAAILTLLGYSLNDTIIVFDRIREGITKSKKANLTEIINESITRTLARTTLTSLTTFFVVFTLFMFGGEIIHAFAFTLLVGIIVGTYSSIFVASPLLILFGFDVKNYHAKLAEKAKREAEKNRMREQFESGVM; translated from the coding sequence ATGGAATTTTTTAAGTATAAACAGCCCATTGATTTTATGGGTAAATCAAAAATTGCGATGGCAGTTTCAATTATTCTTATCTTGGCTTCATATGCGATTTTGGCGACAAAAGGACTCAATTACGGGATCGACTTTGCCGGAGGAACGATTGTTCAGGTAAAGTATGACACAAAAGCCCCTATCAAAGCGATGCGGGAAAAACTGCAGGCAGACAAACTTTTTGACGGTGCTTCCATCAGTGAGTTCGGTTCTCCGGATGAAGTTGTCATTCGTATGAAAACATCGAGTGCGAGTGTAGCAAAAGACATCGGTGATGTTGCAAGAGCAGCACTGCAGGGTACAGGCAATTTTACGATTCGCCGTGTTGATATTGTAGGTCCAAAAGTAGGTTCAGAGTTAAAAGAGAAAGGGCTTATGGCACTTTTTCTCTCTATAGCCGCGATTCTTGTTTATGTGGCATTTCGATTTGAATGGCGATTTGCCGTGGCTTCTATAGCCGCGTTAGTGCATGATGTTTCGATTGCAATGGGTGCGGTGGCTCTCTTTCAGATTGATGTCAATCTTGATGTACTTGCTGCAATACTGACACTTTTGGGATATTCGCTCAACGATACAATTATTGTCTTTGACCGTATCCGCGAAGGGATTACAAAATCCAAAAAAGCGAATTTGACAGAGATTATCAATGAATCTATCACAAGAACGCTTGCCCGTACGACACTGACCTCTTTAACGACCTTTTTTGTGGTTTTTACACTGTTTATGTTTGGCGGAGAGATTATTCATGCCTTTGCATTTACGCTTTTGGTAGGTATAATCGTAGGAACATATTCGTCCATCTTTGTTGCTTCACCGTTGTTGATACTGTTTGGTTTTGATGTGAAAAACTATCATGCAAAACTGGCAGAAAAAGCAAAAAGAGAAGCAGAAAAAAACAGAATGCGCGAACAGTTTGAATCAGGAGTTATGTAA
- the yajC gene encoding preprotein translocase subunit YajC yields MEIISQLLPFVFLIAIMYFVIIRPQQKEAKAKKEMIESLKKGDKVITNGGFIVVVHKVEENFLTVKLNDDTLVKITKDSIAKKFEDEA; encoded by the coding sequence ATGGAAATTATCTCCCAACTACTACCGTTTGTATTTTTAATTGCAATTATGTATTTCGTAATTATTCGCCCACAGCAAAAAGAGGCCAAGGCCAAAAAAGAGATGATTGAATCTCTTAAAAAAGGTGACAAAGTCATCACTAACGGCGGTTTTATCGTTGTTGTTCATAAAGTTGAAGAGAACTTTTTGACAGTAAAACTCAATGATGATACACTCGTAAAAATTACAAAAGATTCCATTGCAAAGAAGTTCGAGGATGAAGCTTAA
- the lptE gene encoding LPS assembly lipoprotein LptE — MRKYSHALKVFVLLILLVSMNACGYKPSSKYARSVIGSKIYTHVVISALDPQNTVLIKDAVDSAIVEIFHASLTDKSHADTTLNFSLTPPSYSPIQYNAEGYIIAYRAKIVLKIARESKNIKKTYTARGTYDFSVVPNAVITDQERFDAIKFSAIKAIASFVAQVSAEGSQL; from the coding sequence ATGAGAAAATATTCACATGCATTGAAGGTATTTGTTCTTTTGATTCTTCTTGTTTCAATGAATGCATGCGGATATAAGCCAAGTTCAAAGTATGCCAGAAGTGTCATTGGTTCAAAAATATACACACATGTTGTCATTTCAGCTTTGGATCCCCAAAATACTGTTTTAATAAAAGATGCGGTAGACAGCGCCATTGTGGAAATTTTTCATGCCTCTCTAACAGACAAATCCCATGCCGATACAACGTTGAATTTTTCTCTGACACCACCGAGTTATTCGCCAATTCAGTATAATGCAGAAGGGTATATTATTGCATATCGGGCAAAAATTGTTTTAAAGATTGCAAGAGAATCAAAAAATATTAAAAAAACGTATACGGCAAGAGGTACCTATGACTTTTCGGTTGTACCAAATGCTGTTATAACAGATCAGGAACGATTTGATGCGATAAAATTCAGTGCCATCAAGGCTATAGCATCTTTTGTTGCACAGGTCTCAGCAGAAGGATCACAACTATAA
- a CDS encoding GGDEF domain-containing protein, whose product MTIQTIISKAVKRLKLEGKLLTPDFYAEAFCKEAQKANMQVEDCQHIDKFNAMLNKDLQKELKKYNIKTMHEFVRLLISKLNRTNPTQCSNLLESQTLLTKRVLQVITVLHNKEAGELAQKTLELIEHGAQPEQLDQFRQRWVNFLTTYDDAFLQKLKEYGDVDTRDLQKTIENLHLECVGAQENQSVDLQKISKLLIASFVPSIASSVNDTIAALSEKIQKNPELLEHESVENEIRSAISLRIALDKETVKEMVESIDGVLDKLSLRLIDMIESSDNSNAEIQKIKLELESYTEESTVNFALAHKKLFTIAVALEKNTHLLSKDLQGHSEEVKALSKKVRTLEKELEEAKQESKEDFLTKLYNKRAIDEFLTMKEAEYKRYGHNFVIVMFDIDFFKKVNDTFGHEAGDAVLAAFAKILKKESRTVDIVGRFGGEEFLALLSETDLEGGVTFAQKVRKHVEKTRFVYKGKRIKVTVSAGVAQRSDHISLDATINSADEYLYKAKKEGRNRVEYKK is encoded by the coding sequence ATGACTATACAAACAATCATAAGTAAAGCTGTCAAAAGATTAAAACTCGAAGGAAAATTACTGACTCCTGACTTTTATGCAGAAGCATTTTGCAAAGAGGCGCAAAAAGCAAATATGCAGGTTGAAGATTGTCAACATATTGACAAGTTCAATGCCATGCTCAACAAAGACTTACAAAAAGAGCTCAAAAAATACAATATAAAAACGATGCATGAGTTTGTACGTTTGCTGATTTCAAAACTCAACAGAACCAACCCTACGCAGTGTTCAAACCTGCTTGAATCCCAAACATTACTGACAAAAAGGGTACTGCAGGTTATTACTGTACTGCACAACAAAGAAGCGGGTGAGCTTGCACAAAAAACTCTGGAACTTATAGAGCATGGCGCCCAGCCTGAACAGTTGGACCAGTTTCGACAACGATGGGTCAATTTTTTAACTACTTATGATGATGCTTTTTTGCAAAAATTGAAAGAGTACGGTGATGTAGATACGCGGGATTTACAAAAAACTATTGAAAATTTACATTTGGAATGTGTTGGTGCACAAGAAAACCAAAGTGTGGATTTACAGAAAATATCAAAACTTTTGATAGCTTCTTTTGTTCCCTCCATTGCTTCGAGTGTGAATGATACGATTGCAGCTTTGAGTGAAAAAATCCAGAAAAATCCTGAACTGCTTGAACATGAAAGTGTTGAAAATGAAATCAGGTCAGCCATATCTTTGCGCATAGCACTTGACAAAGAAACTGTCAAAGAGATGGTAGAGTCTATTGACGGAGTTCTCGATAAACTTTCACTGCGTCTTATAGACATGATAGAGAGTTCTGACAACTCAAATGCCGAAATACAAAAAATAAAACTTGAGTTGGAATCTTATACGGAAGAATCAACTGTAAACTTTGCACTTGCACATAAAAAACTTTTTACAATTGCTGTTGCCTTAGAGAAAAATACACATCTTTTAAGTAAAGATTTGCAAGGACACAGTGAGGAAGTCAAAGCTTTGAGCAAAAAAGTCCGTACACTTGAAAAAGAGCTTGAAGAAGCAAAACAGGAATCAAAAGAGGACTTTTTAACGAAGTTGTATAACAAGCGCGCGATTGATGAGTTTTTAACGATGAAAGAGGCAGAGTACAAACGTTATGGGCATAATTTTGTCATTGTTATGTTTGATATAGACTTTTTTAAAAAAGTAAATGATACCTTTGGACATGAAGCCGGGGATGCGGTTTTGGCGGCATTTGCCAAAATACTCAAAAAAGAGAGTAGAACAGTGGATATAGTCGGGCGTTTTGGAGGCGAAGAATTTTTGGCACTTTTAAGTGAGACGGATTTGGAAGGTGGTGTGACTTTTGCCCAAAAGGTGAGAAAGCATGTTGAAAAGACTCGTTTTGTATATAAAGGCAAGCGTATTAAAGTGACTGTGAGTGCCGGTGTTGCGCAAAGAAGTGATCATATTTCGCTTGACGCGACGATAAATTCTGCCGATGAGTATCTGTATAAAGCCAAAAAAGAGGGAAGAAACAGAGTGGAGTATAAAAAATAA
- a CDS encoding DUF6394 family protein produces MDWGKVVYVFFSLMSLTSIAGFLYENTAISLFIAASVNLISTILKIGVRNLLSAELLASSLVADLHLIPAFVFLVIVQNDSWAIALAIGALIANVFSMGLVYIESSKTHEEY; encoded by the coding sequence ATGGATTGGGGTAAAGTAGTATACGTATTTTTTTCATTAATGAGTCTTACATCGATCGCAGGGTTTTTATATGAAAATACGGCTATTTCATTGTTTATAGCCGCAAGTGTGAATCTGATTTCAACAATTTTAAAAATCGGTGTGCGTAATCTGCTTTCAGCCGAACTGTTGGCATCTTCTTTGGTGGCAGACCTGCACCTGATTCCGGCATTTGTCTTTTTGGTTATTGTGCAGAATGATTCCTGGGCAATTGCCCTGGCAATCGGTGCATTGATTGCCAATGTATTTTCAATGGGACTTGTCTACATTGAGAGCAGTAAAACACACGAAGAATATTAA
- a CDS encoding apolipoprotein N-acyltransferase — MNSLTKNILLAIGTAALFSAFIYLEYFGIENKFLNTLFGLGAIALLLSIPKKAVLFSGFFIGLFWFYWIGFSFKYQGVGYMEPFVTLGFGILYLLFFAPLAFTDKPYIRALLLFGLSFFEPLGWNWMKIELLFVNSYIGVYKYQLAAVLLALSLPSLIKNKKYRYLPLLLLVFAYNYGYPKQYDAPLKIKLVQTEIPQSVKWERSSLYPTVAMIFEKIRQAQAEGYDVVIFPESVFPLFMNEMPKLMQELRKASEKITVIAGALMRENNLNYNVTYMFDKGRYKVAKKLILVPFGEYIPLPKFAQKFINDTFFQGSSDFVTAKKPTDFVIKGIRFRNAVCYEATCKELYNGNVKYMIAISNNAWFTPSIEPTLQKLLLEYYARKNGVTIYHAANMSGTGVIK, encoded by the coding sequence ATGAATTCCTTAACAAAAAATATTTTACTCGCAATTGGCACGGCTGCACTTTTCAGTGCTTTTATCTATTTGGAATATTTTGGCATTGAAAATAAATTTCTCAATACCCTTTTTGGACTTGGAGCAATAGCACTGCTTCTTAGCATTCCTAAAAAAGCGGTTCTTTTTAGCGGTTTTTTTATAGGACTCTTTTGGTTTTACTGGATCGGTTTCAGTTTTAAATACCAGGGTGTCGGCTACATGGAGCCTTTTGTTACTCTCGGCTTCGGCATTCTCTATCTTCTCTTTTTTGCACCGCTTGCCTTTACAGACAAGCCCTATATACGGGCCCTACTGCTTTTTGGGCTCAGCTTTTTTGAACCGCTTGGCTGGAACTGGATGAAAATTGAGCTCTTGTTTGTCAACAGTTATATAGGTGTTTACAAATATCAGTTGGCGGCCGTTTTGCTCGCCCTCTCCCTGCCTTCACTGATAAAAAACAAAAAATACAGATATTTGCCTCTTTTGCTTCTCGTCTTTGCCTATAACTACGGCTATCCAAAACAGTATGATGCGCCCCTGAAAATAAAGCTGGTACAAACAGAAATCCCCCAAAGTGTCAAGTGGGAGAGAAGCAGCCTCTACCCTACCGTTGCCATGATTTTTGAAAAAATCCGTCAGGCACAGGCAGAAGGCTATGATGTTGTCATATTCCCCGAATCTGTCTTCCCTCTTTTTATGAATGAAATGCCGAAACTGATGCAGGAACTTCGTAAGGCTTCTGAAAAAATCACTGTCATAGCCGGTGCACTGATGCGTGAAAACAATCTCAACTACAATGTCACCTATATGTTTGACAAAGGCAGATACAAGGTTGCCAAAAAACTCATTCTGGTTCCTTTTGGCGAGTACATTCCTCTGCCAAAATTTGCACAAAAATTCATCAACGATACTTTTTTTCAAGGATCAAGTGATTTTGTTACGGCAAAAAAACCGACAGACTTTGTCATAAAAGGTATCAGGTTCAGAAATGCCGTCTGTTATGAGGCTACATGTAAAGAGCTCTACAATGGCAATGTAAAATATATGATTGCCATAAGCAACAATGCATGGTTTACCCCTTCTATTGAGCCGACACTGCAGAAGTTGCTTTTAGAGTACTATGCCCGAAAAAACGGTGTGACAATTTACCACGCAGCCAACATGAGCGGCACAGGTGTAATCAAATAG
- a CDS encoding bifunctional folylpolyglutamate synthase/dihydrofolate synthase, with product MLEEFLSSKPLYYDTIDYTRMPRVYAKIKASLKLPKIIHLVGTNGKGTTGRFLASALYSLGFTTGHYTSPHILTFNERIWFNGENVSDILLNEAHQKLLSLLDPQDADSLSYFEYTTLLAVFLYQECDYIVLEAGLGGEHDATAVFENILTLVTPVGFDHEAFLGSDILSIATTKLNAMQKKVIVSKQPHKEVMQIAKKIAQEKNIHVADYSELLDAQDKAKIEKIARYHRLACYLKENLMVSIAALKSLGISYEAEDFKHAKLFGRLSQLETNILIDVGHNTLAARSIYESLKENKYILVYNSFKDKNYSEILTVLQPIIEHVEIIAVEDKRIEELSKLKKAIEDLQMKHTSFQGIDANKNYLVFGSFSVVETFLKVHGG from the coding sequence GTGTTAGAGGAATTTCTTAGCAGCAAACCATTATATTATGACACCATAGACTACACCCGTATGCCCAGAGTATACGCAAAAATCAAAGCTTCATTAAAATTGCCAAAAATTATTCATCTTGTGGGCACAAACGGAAAAGGGACAACAGGACGTTTTTTGGCGTCAGCCTTGTACTCTTTGGGGTTTACTACGGGGCATTATACCTCTCCGCATATACTGACTTTCAATGAACGCATTTGGTTCAACGGAGAAAATGTCAGTGATATACTCTTAAACGAAGCGCATCAAAAGCTTTTATCACTGTTGGATCCCCAGGATGCAGATTCATTAAGCTACTTTGAATATACAACACTTTTGGCAGTTTTTTTGTATCAGGAGTGTGACTATATTGTTCTTGAGGCAGGGCTTGGCGGAGAGCATGATGCAACAGCGGTATTTGAAAATATTTTAACACTTGTGACACCGGTTGGTTTTGATCATGAAGCTTTTTTGGGTTCGGATATTTTGTCCATAGCCACGACAAAACTCAATGCTATGCAAAAAAAAGTAATTGTGTCCAAACAGCCACATAAAGAAGTGATGCAGATTGCCAAAAAAATCGCACAGGAAAAAAATATCCATGTCGCAGATTACAGTGAACTTTTAGATGCACAAGACAAAGCGAAGATTGAAAAAATTGCCAGGTATCACAGGTTGGCGTGCTATTTAAAAGAAAATTTAATGGTAAGTATCGCGGCATTAAAGAGTCTGGGCATTTCGTACGAAGCAGAAGATTTTAAGCATGCAAAATTATTTGGCAGACTTTCTCAATTAGAGACAAACATACTGATAGATGTGGGACACAACACGCTTGCAGCACGTTCAATTTATGAAAGTTTAAAAGAGAATAAATATATATTGGTTTATAATAGTTTTAAAGATAAAAATTACAGTGAAATACTTACTGTTTTACAGCCGATAATTGAACATGTGGAAATTATAGCGGTAGAAGATAAAAGAATAGAAGAATTGAGCAAACTCAAAAAGGCAATAGAGGATTTGCAGATGAAACACACAAGCTTTCAAGGAATAGATGCAAATAAAAATTATCTTGTTTTTGGCTCCTTCAGTGTTGTGGA
- the secD gene encoding protein translocase subunit SecD, translated as MKLNYRIVIFALAIVFGIVFSLPSLLQTQSGKKITLGLDLQGGLHMLLGVKTEEATKSRIKSIAASIKHFAERNDILIDGLSFDSKSVTFEVLDSDEIKNFDDFLSKLEGVKVTHKGSVITLSLTPKEIEKTKQQAVSQAIETIRNRLDQFGLSEPVVARQGKDKILVELAGIKTPQEEQRARELISRAAKLEMMAVDEARNARVYNMSDADAAAYGDVILEDVKNPKIKYLVHEIPILDGGMLTGANVGFDQNNRPVINFKLNAEGADIFGDFTGKNVGKRLAVVLDGKVYSAPNINERIGGGSGQISGNYTVLEAKDLAIALRSGALLAPIYMMEKRSVGPSLGADSIKASMIALIGGFILVIVFMMVYYRMAGVIANIALIANLLILLAVMSLFGATLTLPGMAGIVLTVGMAVDANVIITERIRELIYEGKSMHKAIEEGYANAMTAILDANITTLIASVVLYVYGTGAIKGFAITMSIGILASMLTAILGTHGIYQMLEPKMGKSKNYRFWFGIKG; from the coding sequence ATGAAGCTTAATTATCGCATAGTCATCTTTGCTCTGGCAATAGTGTTTGGAATTGTATTTTCTCTTCCATCACTTTTACAGACCCAAAGCGGCAAAAAAATAACCTTAGGCCTTGATTTACAGGGTGGACTGCATATGCTGCTCGGTGTGAAAACCGAGGAAGCGACTAAATCACGTATTAAATCAATAGCGGCAAGTATCAAACACTTTGCAGAACGTAATGACATTTTAATAGACGGATTGAGCTTTGACAGCAAAAGTGTAACTTTTGAAGTGCTTGATAGTGACGAGATTAAAAACTTTGATGATTTTTTATCAAAACTTGAAGGTGTGAAAGTTACACACAAAGGTTCTGTCATAACCTTGAGTCTGACGCCTAAAGAGATAGAAAAAACAAAACAGCAGGCAGTCTCGCAGGCAATTGAAACGATCAGAAACAGACTTGACCAGTTCGGACTCTCAGAGCCCGTTGTCGCACGTCAGGGAAAAGACAAGATACTTGTAGAGCTTGCGGGGATTAAAACACCGCAGGAAGAACAGCGTGCACGCGAGTTGATTTCTCGTGCGGCAAAACTTGAAATGATGGCAGTTGATGAAGCCAGAAATGCACGGGTTTACAATATGAGCGATGCGGATGCGGCGGCATACGGTGATGTTATTTTAGAAGATGTGAAAAATCCTAAAATCAAATATCTTGTGCATGAAATTCCTATTCTGGATGGCGGGATGCTTACCGGTGCAAATGTCGGTTTTGACCAAAACAACCGTCCGGTGATTAATTTTAAACTCAATGCAGAGGGTGCTGACATCTTCGGTGATTTTACCGGCAAAAACGTAGGCAAACGTCTGGCAGTCGTACTTGACGGAAAAGTCTACTCTGCACCGAATATTAATGAACGCATCGGCGGAGGCAGCGGACAGATTTCCGGAAACTATACAGTGCTTGAGGCAAAAGATTTGGCAATTGCGCTGCGTTCGGGTGCATTATTGGCGCCAATATATATGATGGAAAAACGTTCTGTCGGCCCAAGTCTGGGTGCTGACAGTATCAAAGCATCTATGATAGCGCTGATAGGCGGTTTTATTCTTGTTATTGTTTTTATGATGGTTTATTATCGTATGGCAGGGGTAATTGCAAATATTGCCCTGATTGCAAACTTGTTGATTCTTTTGGCGGTTATGAGTCTTTTTGGTGCGACGTTGACGCTGCCGGGTATGGCAGGTATTGTCCTGACGGTCGGTATGGCGGTGGATGCGAATGTCATTATTACCGAAAGAATCCGTGAACTCATTTATGAGGGAAAATCTATGCACAAGGCCATAGAAGAAGGCTACGCAAACGCAATGACGGCAATTTTGGATGCAAATATCACGACGCTGATTGCTTCTGTTGTCTTGTATGTCTATGGTACAGGTGCTATAAAAGGGTTTGCCATTACTATGAGTATCGGTATTTTGGCATCTATGCTCACTGCAATTCTCGGAACACACGGAATTTATCAGATGCTTGAACCTAAAATGGGCAAAAGCAAAAATTACCGTTTCTGGTTTGGGATTAAAGGATAA
- the leuS gene encoding leucine--tRNA ligase, translated as MEYNAKTIEKKWQEYWNQNESFEPSEDFTKEKKYILSMFPFPSGRLHMGHVRNYSISDAFARYHRQQGKNVLHPIGFDSFGMPAENAAIKNGSHPKSWTYDNIDYMKNEFYSLGFSFSRKREFATSDELYTKFEQGFIIDMYNKGLLYREKGMLNWCPHDQTVLANEQVVDGCCWRCDTPIVKKEMNQYYFKITAYADELLNDLKKLEGGWPKQVLTMQENWIGKSNGLAFDLHFDEASQAKLSHTFECFDVFTTRPDTIYGVSYTALAPEHEIVSYMIENKLLDDSVIAQIETMKNTSSIERQKEKSGVSLGLHVTHPLTGEKIPVWVANFVLMDYGSGAVMAVPAHDERDYDFAKKYDLPVKPVIKPFKTEHDFSKSAFTEVGELINSGEFTGMNSQEAQEKIIAVFEQKGLGKKTTNYKLKDWGVSRQRYWGAPIPFIHCEACGLVMEKKENLPVALPDDVEITGEGNPLEKHPTWKHCKCPECGKDAVRETDTMDTFVESSWYFLRFCASPQNWEKEAFSPEQIKYWMHQKGHEGVDHYIGGIEHAILHLLYARFFTKVFRDLGYIDLDEPFEKLLTQGMVLKDGAKMSKSKGNTVDPDAIIEKYGADTARLFILFAAPPTQELEWNDSAVEGAYKFIKRFFERSANVFTCNEKPEINHADLSKEEKFARKKVYEALKRAEDVYNERYTFNTMIAGVMEAMNALNAQKNADVWTEGYWILSSIMEPVIPHTCHEISEQYFKLNNLAPQETVEEVFVEESISLGVSLNGKKRGEIEVAADADKETIIAAAKENIAKWLEGKEIVKEIFVPKKLVNIVVKG; from the coding sequence TTGGAATATAACGCAAAAACTATAGAAAAAAAATGGCAGGAATACTGGAATCAAAACGAAAGTTTTGAGCCGAGTGAAGATTTTACCAAAGAGAAAAAATACATTCTTTCAATGTTTCCTTTTCCAAGCGGACGTCTGCATATGGGACATGTAAGAAACTACTCTATCAGTGATGCTTTTGCGCGTTACCACAGACAGCAGGGCAAAAATGTTTTACACCCGATTGGCTTTGACAGCTTTGGTATGCCTGCGGAAAATGCTGCTATAAAAAACGGTTCACATCCTAAAAGCTGGACCTATGACAACATTGACTATATGAAAAACGAATTTTATTCTCTGGGTTTCTCTTTTTCACGCAAACGTGAATTTGCCACAAGTGATGAGCTTTATACGAAGTTTGAACAGGGCTTCATTATAGATATGTATAACAAAGGTCTGCTGTACCGTGAAAAAGGGATGCTTAACTGGTGTCCGCATGATCAGACTGTTTTGGCAAACGAGCAGGTAGTGGATGGATGTTGCTGGCGATGTGACACACCGATTGTCAAAAAAGAGATGAATCAGTACTATTTTAAAATTACTGCCTATGCAGACGAACTTTTAAATGATTTGAAAAAACTTGAAGGTGGCTGGCCAAAACAGGTTCTGACGATGCAGGAAAACTGGATAGGCAAGTCAAACGGACTTGCTTTTGATTTACACTTTGATGAAGCAAGTCAAGCAAAACTTTCGCATACATTTGAGTGTTTTGATGTTTTTACAACAAGACCTGACACAATTTACGGTGTGAGTTATACGGCTTTGGCACCTGAACATGAAATTGTTTCGTATATGATAGAGAACAAATTGCTTGATGATTCGGTTATTGCACAAATTGAGACTATGAAAAACACCTCTTCAATCGAGCGGCAAAAAGAGAAATCGGGTGTTTCGCTTGGTTTACATGTAACGCATCCGCTCACAGGAGAAAAAATTCCTGTCTGGGTGGCAAATTTTGTATTGATGGATTATGGAAGCGGAGCGGTTATGGCCGTACCTGCACATGATGAGAGAGATTATGATTTTGCTAAAAAGTATGACCTGCCTGTAAAACCGGTTATCAAGCCTTTTAAAACAGAACATGACTTTTCAAAATCTGCTTTTACAGAAGTCGGTGAGCTTATAAATTCCGGCGAATTTACAGGGATGAACTCTCAAGAGGCACAGGAAAAAATCATAGCTGTGTTTGAACAAAAAGGTTTGGGCAAAAAGACGACAAACTATAAACTCAAAGACTGGGGTGTGAGTCGTCAAAGATACTGGGGTGCACCTATTCCTTTTATTCATTGTGAGGCGTGCGGTCTTGTTATGGAGAAAAAAGAGAATCTTCCTGTGGCTCTGCCGGATGATGTAGAGATTACAGGAGAGGGAAATCCTTTGGAAAAACACCCGACATGGAAACACTGTAAATGTCCGGAGTGTGGCAAAGATGCTGTTCGTGAAACAGATACGATGGATACTTTTGTAGAATCCTCCTGGTATTTCCTGCGTTTTTGTGCATCGCCTCAAAACTGGGAAAAAGAGGCATTTTCACCTGAGCAGATAAAATACTGGATGCACCAAAAAGGGCATGAAGGTGTTGATCATTACATCGGTGGGATAGAACATGCGATTTTACACCTTTTATATGCGCGTTTTTTTACAAAAGTGTTCCGTGATTTGGGTTATATTGATTTGGATGAACCTTTTGAGAAACTTTTAACCCAGGGAATGGTACTTAAAGACGGGGCCAAAATGAGCAAATCAAAGGGCAATACGGTTGACCCTGATGCCATCATTGAGAAATACGGTGCAGATACGGCACGTCTGTTTATACTTTTTGCCGCACCGCCGACACAGGAACTTGAATGGAATGACAGTGCTGTTGAAGGTGCCTATAAGTTTATAAAAAGATTTTTTGAGCGAAGTGCAAATGTCTTTACATGTAACGAGAAGCCTGAAATCAATCATGCAGACTTGAGTAAAGAAGAGAAATTTGCCCGTAAAAAAGTCTATGAAGCACTCAAACGTGCCGAAGATGTTTATAATGAAAGATACACATTTAATACAATGATTGCCGGTGTCATGGAGGCGATGAATGCGCTCAATGCACAAAAAAATGCAGATGTATGGACGGAAGGATACTGGATACTCAGCTCGATTATGGAACCTGTTATTCCTCATACCTGTCATGAAATCAGTGAGCAATATTTCAAACTGAACAACCTGGCTCCGCAAGAAACAGTAGAAGAAGTTTTTGTAGAAGAGAGCATCTCTTTGGGTGTTTCTCTCAACGGGAAAAAAAGAGGGGAAATTGAAGTTGCCGCTGATGCTGATAAAGAGACAATTATTGCAGCAGCAAAAGAAAATATTGCCAAGTGGCTTGAAGGCAAAGAGATTGTCAAAGAGATTTTTGTTCCTAAAAAGCTTGTCAATATTGTTGTAAAGGGCTAA